From Pusillibacter faecalis, one genomic window encodes:
- a CDS encoding 2-oxo acid dehydrogenase subunit E2 gives MSMEIVMPKTGLTNTENALDKWQVSEGEQVKKGQVLAEIESEKTTMPFESPEDGIIHLVAGEGDTVPVGGVIAHLAADQAEYESLCAAAAPAVPAAAVQAESVLMPKTGLTNTENTLDQWQVSEGEQVKKGQVLAEIESEKTTMPFESPADGKIHLVAGEGDTVPVGGVIAYLAADEAQYQAVCTASAAPQAAPQSPAAPQAAPAPTVRKAAGGRIIASPLARKKAEKAGIDLSLITGTGPGGRIVARDVDSCQPAVQSAAGAKSREPVRIPLTPIRKAIARNMFNSLHTMAQTSDSVEVDVTELAAMRRRLVENEKLLGTRVTLNDLLSYAAVKMLKTHPLANASYTDQEILTFPYVNLSVAVATDYGLTSPVVRDADQMSLVELSRALREIVVKAREKRLTADDQRDGTFTLTNMGVFPVDNFNPILPAPQSCIMGFGRAVEKPVVYQGQICVRTMMCLSVTYDHRVFDGGEIGSILKTMKEYLETPELFLAQ, from the coding sequence ATGAGTATGGAAATTGTCATGCCAAAGACCGGCCTGACTAACACGGAGAACGCCCTGGACAAGTGGCAGGTCTCCGAGGGAGAGCAGGTAAAAAAGGGTCAGGTTCTGGCGGAAATTGAGAGCGAGAAAACCACCATGCCCTTTGAGAGCCCGGAGGACGGCATCATCCATCTGGTGGCCGGGGAGGGCGACACGGTGCCCGTGGGCGGCGTGATCGCGCACCTTGCCGCAGACCAGGCGGAGTATGAGAGCCTCTGTGCCGCCGCCGCGCCTGCCGTTCCTGCGGCTGCGGTGCAGGCGGAGAGCGTCCTGATGCCAAAGACCGGCCTGACCAACACGGAGAACACCCTGGATCAGTGGCAGGTCTCCGAGGGGGAGCAGGTGAAAAAGGGTCAGGTTCTGGCGGAGATTGAGAGCGAAAAAACCACCATGCCCTTTGAAAGCCCTGCGGACGGAAAAATCCATCTGGTGGCCGGAGAGGGCGACACAGTGCCCGTGGGCGGTGTGATCGCGTATCTGGCTGCGGACGAGGCCCAGTACCAGGCCGTCTGCACGGCCTCCGCTGCACCCCAGGCGGCCCCCCAGTCTCCCGCCGCACCCCAGGCGGCCCCGGCCCCCACGGTCCGGAAAGCCGCCGGAGGCAGGATCATCGCATCGCCTTTGGCCCGCAAAAAGGCGGAGAAGGCGGGGATTGACCTCTCTTTGATAACCGGCACCGGCCCGGGCGGACGGATTGTGGCAAGAGATGTGGACAGCTGCCAGCCTGCCGTGCAGAGCGCGGCCGGCGCCAAGTCCCGGGAGCCGGTCCGCATCCCTCTTACGCCGATCCGCAAGGCCATTGCCCGAAACATGTTCAACAGCCTGCACACCATGGCCCAGACCTCCGACTCCGTCGAGGTGGACGTCACGGAGCTGGCGGCCATGCGCCGGCGGCTGGTGGAAAACGAGAAGCTTCTGGGGACAAGGGTAACTTTGAACGATCTCCTCTCCTACGCGGCGGTGAAGATGCTCAAGACCCATCCCCTGGCCAACGCCAGCTATACCGACCAGGAGATCCTCACCTTCCCCTACGTGAATCTCAGTGTGGCGGTGGCCACGGATTACGGCCTGACCTCCCCCGTGGTGCGGGATGCCGACCAGATGTCTCTGGTGGAGCTCAGCCGCGCCCTGCGGGAGATTGTGGTCAAGGCCCGGGAGAAACGGCTTACCGCCGACGACCAGCGGGATGGCACCTTCACCCTGACCAACATGGGGGTCTTTCCGGTGGATAACTTCAACCCCATTCTGCCTGCGCCCCAGTCCTGCATCATGGGCTTTGGCCGGGCGGTTGAAAAGCCCGTGGTCTATCAGGGGCAGATCTGCGTGCGCACCATGATGTGCCTCTCCGTCACCTATGACCACCGGGTTTTTGACGGCGGCGAAATCGGCAGCATCTTAAAGACCATGAAAGAGTATCTGGAAACCCCCGAGCTCTTTTTGGCACAGTGA
- a CDS encoding alpha-ketoacid dehydrogenase subunit beta, whose amino-acid sequence MKESFAQAISAAISEEMRRDDTVLVYGEDVAEMGGIFCATKGILEEFGPKRCISTPISEGAIVGSAIGAAMTGLRPCVELMYSDFQLVAFNELFHSCGKWRYLHGEDYKLPLVVRCAGGYSFGAGAEHSNIFECLFNHAPGLTIITPSNVYDAKGLLKAAIRSDNPVLFFEHKQLYKTKMEIPDEEYVLPIGKADIKREGGDVTILAVGLMVQKALEAAQKLAAEGISCEVVDPRTLLPFDKETAYQSISKTHRCVIVEESNLRGGLGAEWAAMIQEELFDELDAPIKRVASLDVPLPYNLGLEARAVPNPEKIAAAVKALF is encoded by the coding sequence ATGAAAGAAAGTTTTGCACAGGCCATCAGCGCTGCCATCAGCGAGGAGATGCGCCGTGATGATACGGTCCTGGTCTACGGCGAGGATGTTGCGGAGATGGGCGGTATCTTCTGCGCCACCAAGGGGATTCTGGAGGAGTTTGGCCCCAAGCGCTGCATCAGCACCCCCATTTCCGAGGGCGCCATTGTGGGCAGCGCCATCGGCGCGGCCATGACGGGCCTGCGGCCCTGCGTGGAGCTGATGTATTCGGACTTCCAGCTGGTGGCCTTCAACGAGCTGTTCCACTCCTGCGGAAAGTGGCGGTATCTGCATGGCGAGGATTACAAGCTGCCCCTGGTGGTGCGCTGCGCCGGCGGCTACTCCTTCGGCGCGGGCGCCGAGCACTCCAATATCTTTGAGTGCCTTTTCAACCACGCGCCCGGCCTGACCATCATCACCCCCTCCAACGTCTATGACGCCAAGGGCCTTTTGAAGGCCGCGATCCGCAGCGACAACCCGGTTTTGTTCTTTGAGCACAAGCAGCTCTATAAGACGAAGATGGAGATTCCCGACGAGGAGTATGTGCTGCCCATCGGCAAGGCCGACATCAAGCGGGAGGGCGGCGATGTGACGATCCTCGCCGTGGGCCTGATGGTTCAAAAGGCGCTGGAGGCCGCGCAGAAGCTGGCGGCGGAGGGCATCAGCTGTGAGGTCGTGGACCCCAGGACCCTGCTGCCCTTTGACAAGGAGACGGCCTATCAGTCCATTTCCAAGACCCACCGCTGCGTCATTGTGGAGGAGAGCAACCTCCGCGGGGGCCTTGGCGCGGAGTGGGCGGCCATGATTCAGGAGGAGCTTTTTGACGAGCTGGACGCCCCCATCAAGCGCGTTGCCTCTTTGGATGTGCCCCTGCCCTATAACCTGGGCCTGGAGGCCCGGGCGGTTCCGAATCCGGAGAAGATTGCGGCGGCTGTAAAGGCGCTCTTCTGA